The Candidatus Saccharibacteria bacterium sequence AGAACATTAGTGATCAGATTGCACGCGGCGGCTTGCTTTCGACAGACCTCGACGCGCATACACAGGCGCTCGATCAAATGATTAAGACATTTAGCGATAGTGGGCGCCAAAATGCGGCGCTTGTTGGCCCGGCCGGCGCAGGTAAAACCACAATAGTCCACGCCTTTGCAGAGCGTCTTTTAGATGGCGATGGCAATCTACCCGACAATCTTAAGTTTCGCCAAGTGTATTTGCTTGATTCTTCGGCGCTTATTGCGGCTGCCCCTGGTAGGGGTGAACTAGAGCAGACGATCATGCAGGTGCTAGGCGAGGCATATAACGCCAAAAATATTATTATTTGTCTTGATAATGCGCAATTGTTTTTTGAAGAAGGCGTAGGGTCGGTTGATCTTACGAACGTGCTTTTGCCGATTTTAGAGGCTGGGCGCGTGCGAATTATTTTAACCATGGACGAGCAGCGGTTCTTGCAGATTGGTCAGCGTAATCCGGGGCTTATCAACGCGCTCAACAGAATTAGTATCACGGCAGCAAGCAAGAGCGAGACGATAACCGTTATGCAAGACCAGCTGATTATGACAGAGTTTCAGCGAAAAGTGACGTTTACTTACCAGGCTCTGCAAGAAGCATTTCGCTTGAGTGAGCGTTATATTCATGATCTTGCAATGCCGGGGCGCGCAATAAAGCTAATGGAATCATCTGCTGGATACGCCGAGAATGGCCTTGTTACCGCAACATCGGTGCAAAAGGCTATCGAAAGTACGATGGACGTAAAAGTGGGCGTAGCCAGTGGCGAGGATGAGCGCGAGAAGCTGCTTCATCTTGAGGATCTTATTCATAAACGTATGATTAACCAAACGCGGGCAGTGGGCGTTGTAAGCGACGCACTTCGCCGTGCGCGAGCTGGGGTGCGTAATGAAAACCGGCCAATAGGAACATTCCTTTTTTTGGGCCCAACAGGTGTTGGTAAAACCGAGCTGGCAAAGGCACTTGCCGATGTCTATTTTGGTGGCGAAAACCGAATGGTGCGCCTAGATTTAAATGAATTTGTCGGTGCCGAAGACGTAACGAGGCTCATTGCCGATGGCGCAAACGACCCGTCTAGCTTAACAGCGCAAGTTATGAAGCAGCCGTTTAGCGTGGTGCTTCTAGACGAGATTGAGAAAGCACATCCGAATGTTCTTGCGACACTGCTGCAATTGCTCGACGAAGGTATTTTGCGCGACATTAAAAACCGCGAGGTAAGTTTTCGCGATACGATTGTTATTGCCACAAGCAACGCTGGCGCCGATAGGATTCGTGAATACATAGAGCGCGGCTATTCGCTTGAGCAATTTGAACCAAAGTTTATTGATGAACTTATAAATAGCAACCAGTTCCGCCCCGAGTTCCTTAACCGATTTGATGAAATTGTGACCTTTAGGCCACTCGGAAAAGAGGAGCTTGTTCAGGTGATTGACCTTATTCTTGCCGGTATTAACAAAACGCTGGCACTGCAAAAAATTAGTGTCGATGTTGCGCAGGATGCCAAGCTGTTTTTGGTAGATAAGGGCTACGATCCGCGACTAGGTGCTAGGCCTATGCGACGTATTGTCCAGCGTGCTGTTGAAAATACTGTCGCCAAGCAGATGCTTTCGGGTAGTGTTGCGCCAGGTAGTGTTATA is a genomic window containing:
- a CDS encoding ATP-dependent Clp protease ATP-binding subunit; translated protein: MDITFNYNSERAQKARIAHLLGGVWYRLLAVTSFLLVVLGAALLYGGMAIGWLVIGIAAIPFVIAKWYAYELKNLPVAKNPKTLDDVLAGDILGRLPKNPTPHDIATAVGSVQSGQFFSARFGIGGRFLQDIASPDVAVTPTVWQEAKAVQEALGSDQMTGSILVIALIKAFPDYEGLLAHLHLSTDDLVQGVEWQRHLMELIKNHSRSRRTGGIARDWSFGYVPLLTRFGQNISDQIARGGLLSTDLDAHTQALDQMIKTFSDSGRQNAALVGPAGAGKTTIVHAFAERLLDGDGNLPDNLKFRQVYLLDSSALIAAAPGRGELEQTIMQVLGEAYNAKNIIICLDNAQLFFEEGVGSVDLTNVLLPILEAGRVRIILTMDEQRFLQIGQRNPGLINALNRISITAASKSETITVMQDQLIMTEFQRKVTFTYQALQEAFRLSERYIHDLAMPGRAIKLMESSAGYAENGLVTATSVQKAIESTMDVKVGVASGEDEREKLLHLEDLIHKRMINQTRAVGVVSDALRRARAGVRNENRPIGTFLFLGPTGVGKTELAKALADVYFGGENRMVRLDLNEFVGAEDVTRLIADGANDPSSLTAQVMKQPFSVVLLDEIEKAHPNVLATLLQLLDEGILRDIKNREVSFRDTIVIATSNAGADRIREYIERGYSLEQFEPKFIDELINSNQFRPEFLNRFDEIVTFRPLGKEELVQVIDLILAGINKTLALQKISVDVAQDAKLFLVDKGYDPRLGARPMRRIVQRAVENTVAKQMLSGSVAPGSVITISLDQVEQILGSQRDADQIVADSTNQPTI